Proteins encoded within one genomic window of Terriglobus sp. TAA 43:
- a CDS encoding PAS domain-containing sensor histidine kinase produces MMSQFFDATSDAILFLNRDFVITFMNLRAKEILAPRGHILGISLWEAFPSAAVPDSPYWVNYHRSMNEGVATRFEAFYGDPLNLWFDVHALPSDDGVILFFRDVTRGRANREALELKSREVEQQLAEIASLYRTAPIGLALFDLDDYHYVRLNDRQAAFFGLKPEEIVGRTLTEMAPIEGLRELFDQVAAGTPVVNFPLEGTVVTDPDNYRYWTVSYFPVTGQDGTIQGITAASLEITQQKKAEQALMESEKLAAVGRLAASIAHEINNPLESVTNLLYLARHSTRIEDAQEFILQAETELQRVAHITSQTLRFHKQASSPQEISGKALMESVRSVFHGKLVNASATVKERHQDVPPVRCFEGEIRQVISNLVGNALDAMPPGGGDLLLRSRKAHDPQTGAPMLVLTVADNGSGIPKEVREKIFRPFYTTKGIVGTGLGLWISQEIVDRHHGKLRVRSREGKGTVFTIALPYDAVNR; encoded by the coding sequence ATGATGTCGCAATTCTTCGACGCCACCTCCGATGCGATCCTGTTCTTGAACCGCGACTTCGTCATCACCTTCATGAATCTCCGCGCCAAAGAGATTCTTGCGCCGCGCGGACACATTCTGGGCATAAGCCTGTGGGAGGCTTTCCCCTCTGCAGCCGTTCCCGATTCGCCTTACTGGGTCAACTACCATCGGTCCATGAACGAAGGCGTGGCCACGCGCTTTGAGGCCTTCTACGGCGACCCGCTCAACCTGTGGTTCGATGTCCACGCACTTCCCTCAGACGACGGCGTCATCCTCTTCTTCCGCGACGTCACCCGCGGCCGCGCCAACCGTGAAGCCCTGGAGCTCAAGTCGCGCGAGGTGGAACAACAGCTTGCGGAGATTGCATCGCTCTATCGCACCGCACCCATCGGCCTGGCGCTCTTTGATCTCGATGACTACCACTACGTCCGCCTGAATGATCGGCAGGCAGCTTTCTTCGGCCTGAAGCCGGAAGAGATCGTTGGCCGCACGTTGACGGAGATGGCACCCATCGAAGGCTTACGCGAACTCTTCGACCAGGTCGCAGCCGGAACACCTGTCGTCAATTTTCCGCTGGAAGGCACAGTCGTGACAGACCCCGACAACTACCGTTACTGGACCGTCAGCTACTTCCCCGTGACCGGACAGGATGGAACCATCCAGGGCATTACCGCCGCTTCACTTGAAATCACCCAACAGAAAAAGGCCGAGCAGGCACTCATGGAGAGCGAAAAGCTCGCCGCCGTGGGTCGGCTGGCTGCCTCCATTGCGCACGAGATTAACAACCCACTGGAATCTGTCACCAACCTTCTCTATCTCGCACGGCACAGCACCCGCATCGAAGACGCGCAGGAATTCATACTGCAAGCAGAAACCGAGCTACAGAGAGTAGCGCACATCACCAGCCAGACCCTTCGCTTTCATAAGCAGGCCAGCAGCCCTCAGGAAATTTCAGGCAAAGCACTGATGGAGAGTGTCCGATCTGTCTTTCACGGCAAGCTGGTCAACGCGTCCGCCACAGTGAAGGAGCGTCATCAGGATGTCCCACCGGTACGTTGTTTCGAAGGTGAGATACGTCAGGTCATCAGCAACCTGGTGGGCAATGCACTCGATGCCATGCCTCCCGGTGGAGGCGACCTCCTGTTGCGCAGCCGTAAGGCCCACGATCCTCAAACAGGTGCCCCTATGCTGGTGTTGACCGTAGCGGACAACGGCAGCGGCATTCCCAAAGAGGTGCGGGAGAAAATCTTTCGCCCCTTCTACACCACCAAGGGAATCGTCGGCACTGGTTTGGGTCTGTGGATCAGCCAGGAAATCGTTGACCGTCACCACGGAAAACTGCGCGTCCGTAGCCGCGAAGGCAAGGGCACGGTCTTCACCATCGCGCTCCCCTACGACGCCGTCAATCGTTAA
- a CDS encoding ABC transporter permease, translated as MPVAVRQKSFESTLRSAKSTLVFRETMHLALDSFRASKVRFLLTMLGMIIGSASIVLVVTVGMTGRQYALDTLSSIGPNMVEMQYNGGATVGADGASTPDYMTKEDEAAVLSQVPGIAQSSPMLEVHAPISIGEGKTRDVMLLGVSPRYKDVRNLGVLSGRFFDDQDTIAHEKVGMIVEPLAKTLFGSDDAAVGKVLNLSGIPITIVGVFKQRVDTFGQSEISDDTVLLPYPVARYMTGTDTVKEIFFTMKDPADVPRGATRILDLIQSRHRKGSKYTAFTMVAILDTMKKVADSLTYVLTAAAFITLVVSGVGIMNSMLANVTARYREIGIRKALGATRREIRLQFLTEAVFLSLSGGVVGTLLGLALPITVNLLTPVHIPMSGLSAVVALLTSVLVGVIFGTLPANRAAALDPVEMLKYE; from the coding sequence ATGCCGGTAGCTGTCCGCCAGAAGTCGTTCGAGAGCACTCTTCGTTCCGCGAAGAGTACGCTGGTGTTCCGCGAGACCATGCACCTTGCCCTGGACAGCTTCCGCGCCAGTAAGGTGCGTTTTCTGCTTACCATGCTGGGCATGATCATCGGATCGGCTTCGATTGTGCTGGTAGTGACGGTCGGTATGACGGGCCGGCAATACGCGCTGGATACGTTGTCCAGTATCGGCCCGAACATGGTGGAGATGCAGTACAACGGCGGCGCTACGGTGGGCGCGGATGGTGCATCCACCCCGGACTACATGACCAAGGAAGACGAGGCGGCAGTGCTGTCGCAGGTGCCCGGTATTGCACAGAGCTCGCCCATGCTGGAAGTGCATGCACCAATTTCGATTGGCGAAGGCAAGACCCGCGATGTGATGCTGCTGGGCGTTTCGCCGCGCTATAAGGATGTGCGCAATCTCGGCGTGTTGAGCGGCCGCTTCTTTGACGATCAGGACACCATCGCGCATGAGAAGGTTGGCATGATCGTGGAGCCCCTGGCGAAGACCCTCTTCGGCTCAGATGATGCGGCTGTGGGCAAGGTCCTGAACCTGAGTGGCATCCCCATCACGATTGTTGGCGTTTTCAAGCAGCGCGTGGATACCTTCGGCCAGTCTGAAATCAGCGATGACACGGTGCTGCTGCCGTATCCGGTGGCACGCTACATGACGGGAACCGACACGGTGAAGGAAATTTTCTTCACGATGAAGGACCCTGCCGACGTGCCTCGTGGCGCGACCAGAATTCTGGACCTGATCCAGTCGAGGCATCGTAAGGGCAGCAAATACACCGCGTTTACGATGGTGGCCATTCTGGACACTATGAAAAAGGTCGCTGACTCGTTGACCTACGTGCTGACAGCGGCTGCGTTCATCACGCTGGTTGTTTCGGGCGTGGGCATCATGAACAGCATGCTGGCAAATGTGACGGCGCGTTATCGCGAGATTGGTATCCGCAAGGCGCTTGGCGCAACGCGGCGCGAGATCCGTCTGCAGTTCCTGACCGAGGCGGTTTTTCTGTCGCTGAGCGGTGGTGTGGTGGGTACGCTGTTAGGGCTTGCGCTTCCAATCACGGTGAACCTACTGACACCGGTGCATATCCCAATGTCCGGATTGTCGGCCGTGGTGGCGCTGTTGACCAGCGTGCTGGTTGGCGTAATTTTCGGAACGCTGCCGGCGAATCGGGCGGCGGCGCTGGATCCGGTGGAAATGCTCAAGTACGAGTAG
- a CDS encoding site-specific integrase, with amino-acid sequence MTTVRVDINDLCAETLHVPADMLDPSALRGRAFAEAAALWLESRRGRVRSRTFYGFTAQIRALNRYFGEMDDLEKIHLGHVALYQRLRAKNCCIHGHPEAKGCKEGCEKGLWTKPSGHSIINHELSVLQMILRRAGLWNKFSDHYERIPADQWQPPKVMTSEQEAHFYAVAASKPDWELAGLVAMLTANTTASGTELRNLQHKHVMLNANPPAVRIPLGKNRYRLRVIPLNDTAVFALKKILDRAEALGSTGPDDFIFPYRVATHLYDPKRPTSSSWLRRTWYELREAADVPWLTPHCLRHQAITMMAEQGVPSEVIRSVAGHVSEQMMRHYTHCRLEVTHKYLSAVDGGNHMAPVYEERAAARKAKAQPAATSPLKSAIPIAPVVVPPQKLVTPAVPVQTVQAVRTAWGFTASTR; translated from the coding sequence ATGACTACCGTTCGTGTAGATATTAACGACCTGTGCGCGGAAACCCTTCACGTGCCTGCCGACATGCTTGATCCGAGTGCCCTTCGTGGCCGCGCCTTTGCTGAGGCCGCGGCCCTTTGGCTTGAGTCACGCCGTGGGCGTGTCAGAAGTCGCACCTTCTATGGATTCACAGCACAGATTAGAGCGCTCAACCGCTACTTCGGCGAAATGGACGACCTAGAGAAGATTCATCTGGGCCATGTCGCTCTTTATCAGCGCCTGCGAGCAAAGAATTGCTGCATCCATGGCCATCCCGAGGCAAAGGGGTGCAAGGAAGGATGCGAGAAGGGTCTTTGGACGAAGCCGAGTGGGCATAGCATCATCAACCATGAACTGAGTGTGCTGCAGATGATCCTACGGCGTGCGGGTCTTTGGAATAAGTTCTCTGACCATTACGAGCGCATTCCTGCAGATCAATGGCAACCGCCCAAGGTGATGACTTCAGAACAAGAGGCACACTTCTACGCGGTCGCTGCCAGCAAACCCGACTGGGAATTGGCGGGGCTAGTGGCGATGCTTACGGCGAATACCACTGCTAGCGGCACGGAATTGCGAAATCTGCAGCACAAGCATGTCATGCTCAATGCGAATCCGCCAGCAGTTCGCATTCCATTGGGCAAAAACCGCTATCGCCTTCGCGTCATTCCCCTCAACGACACGGCGGTCTTCGCACTCAAGAAAATTCTTGATAGAGCCGAAGCCTTAGGTTCCACGGGACCAGACGATTTCATCTTCCCGTACCGAGTAGCCACACACCTCTACGATCCCAAACGCCCTACTTCGTCTTCGTGGCTTCGGCGCACCTGGTACGAGCTGAGGGAAGCTGCCGACGTACCTTGGCTGACCCCTCATTGCCTTCGTCACCAAGCGATCACAATGATGGCCGAGCAAGGAGTGCCTTCTGAGGTGATCCGCTCCGTTGCCGGACATGTTTCCGAACAGATGATGCGGCATTACACGCATTGCCGCCTGGAAGTCACGCACAAGTATCTCTCTGCGGTCGACGGCGGAAACCATATGGCGCCCGTCTATGAAGAGCGCGCTGCCGCCCGCAAAGCGAAAGCACAGCCTGCGGCGACGTCTCCTCTCAAATCCGCCATTCCAATCGCTCCTGTCGTGGTGCCGCCTCAGAAGCTGGTCACTCCTGCCGTGCCGGTGCAAACCGTTCAAGCTGTCCGCACAGCATGGGGCTTCACGGCCAGCACTCGATAA
- a CDS encoding helix-turn-helix domain-containing protein, producing the protein MDISESLARQWMREGKIETFRIGKFIMVPATEIDRLMTAA; encoded by the coding sequence ATGGACATTTCCGAATCACTGGCACGTCAATGGATGCGTGAAGGAAAGATTGAGACCTTCCGTATTGGCAAGTTCATCATGGTTCCGGCGACGGAAATTGATCGACTGATGACGGCGGCGTAG
- the coaE gene encoding dephospho-CoA kinase (Dephospho-CoA kinase (CoaE) performs the final step in coenzyme A biosynthesis.) codes for MLRVALTGGVGSGKSTAAAMLRERGAYLFQSDEVGRALMQQGGAAFAPIVQQFGAGVVKADGSLDRGALARIAFDEGRVEELNAIIHPLVISQQARWAAEIAAKDPLAVAVVESALVFETKHAASADDSAPWRTRFDRIVVVTAPEEQRRWRYIQRVSGLNEAAASADFERRNAAQWNDERKAAMADFVIANDDSLQELSDEVQTLWEELKTESMERAGQAK; via the coding sequence ATGTTGCGCGTCGCGCTGACGGGCGGAGTGGGTAGCGGTAAGAGTACCGCTGCGGCCATGCTGCGTGAGCGCGGCGCGTATCTCTTTCAGTCCGATGAGGTGGGCCGCGCGTTGATGCAGCAGGGCGGTGCCGCGTTTGCGCCGATTGTGCAGCAGTTCGGTGCGGGCGTGGTGAAGGCGGATGGATCGCTGGACCGTGGGGCGCTGGCGCGAATTGCGTTTGATGAAGGCCGTGTTGAGGAGCTGAACGCCATCATTCATCCCCTTGTGATTTCGCAGCAGGCGCGATGGGCGGCGGAGATTGCCGCGAAGGATCCGCTGGCGGTGGCGGTGGTGGAGTCGGCCCTGGTGTTTGAGACAAAACATGCTGCTAGCGCGGATGATTCTGCCCCATGGCGTACACGTTTTGATCGCATCGTGGTGGTGACTGCGCCTGAGGAACAGCGACGGTGGCGCTACATCCAGCGTGTTTCCGGGTTGAATGAAGCAGCGGCTTCGGCGGATTTTGAACGTCGCAATGCAGCGCAGTGGAACGATGAACGCAAGGCCGCGATGGCGGACTTTGTGATTGCAAATGACGATTCTTTGCAAGAGCTTAGTGACGAAGTGCAGACCTTGTGGGAAGAGTTGAAGACCGAGTCGATGGAGCGCGCGGGGCAAGCGAAGTAG
- a CDS encoding S1C family serine protease has product MKLRRVLLVVLLLVGFYLLTQHLWPTGTVAALMQRYVPSMNGSRMEHLSGPLGAFDLNVANAQPAYDSEEQNNIAVYKRVTPSVVNITSTTIAIDFFYGAVPQQGQGSGFVLDKQGHILTNNHVIGENYQRVEVQLADKHKYKAQVVTVDKAHDLALLQINAPNLQPVELADSRNLQVGQKVFAIGNPFGLSGTMTRGIISAIRSVRGPNGNAIDNAIQTDAAINPGNSGGPLMNSHGQVIGINTMIASNNGADQSAGIGFAIPINTARAVLDDFSKYGHVRRPSLAISPLEIGPDLADQIGLPADYGVLVQRVLPGGAAERAGLKGGTQRAALGNTPVMLGGDFIVAIDGEEITNVQDISSVMNSHKTGDVVTVTAFRGRRRMDVKVTLGEAENDRQI; this is encoded by the coding sequence ATGAAGTTGCGTAGAGTTCTGTTGGTTGTTTTGTTGTTGGTGGGTTTTTATCTTCTGACGCAGCATCTGTGGCCCACGGGCACGGTCGCTGCGCTGATGCAGCGCTATGTTCCGTCGATGAACGGTAGCCGCATGGAGCACCTGAGTGGCCCGTTGGGCGCGTTTGACCTGAACGTGGCCAATGCACAGCCTGCGTATGACTCGGAAGAGCAGAACAACATTGCCGTCTACAAGCGGGTGACTCCGAGCGTGGTGAATATCACCAGCACCACCATTGCGATCGACTTTTTCTATGGCGCGGTGCCTCAGCAGGGACAGGGCTCAGGGTTCGTCCTGGATAAGCAAGGACACATTCTGACGAACAACCACGTGATTGGCGAGAATTATCAGCGCGTGGAAGTACAGCTTGCAGACAAGCACAAGTACAAGGCGCAGGTGGTAACCGTAGATAAGGCTCACGACCTTGCGTTGCTGCAGATCAACGCGCCGAATCTGCAACCGGTGGAGCTTGCGGATTCGCGCAATCTGCAGGTGGGGCAGAAGGTGTTTGCCATTGGCAATCCGTTTGGCTTATCTGGCACCATGACGCGAGGCATCATCTCTGCTATCCGCAGTGTGCGCGGACCGAACGGCAATGCGATTGACAACGCGATCCAGACGGACGCGGCTATTAATCCGGGTAACAGCGGTGGTCCGTTGATGAACTCGCATGGGCAGGTCATCGGCATCAATACGATGATTGCCAGCAACAACGGTGCCGACCAAAGTGCTGGCATCGGCTTTGCGATTCCGATCAATACGGCGCGTGCGGTGCTGGACGACTTCTCAAAGTACGGGCATGTGCGTCGTCCGTCGCTGGCAATTTCACCGCTGGAAATTGGTCCCGATCTTGCCGACCAGATTGGCCTGCCGGCGGATTACGGTGTGCTGGTTCAGCGTGTGCTGCCGGGTGGTGCTGCGGAACGAGCGGGACTGAAGGGCGGAACACAACGCGCTGCTCTGGGGAATACGCCGGTGATGCTGGGTGGCGATTTCATCGTGGCCATCGATGGTGAAGAGATCACCAACGTTCAGGACATTTCCAGCGTGATGAACTCGCACAAGACGGGCGACGTGGTTACTGTCACAGCCTTCCGCGGACGACGCAGGATGGATGTGAAAGTGACGCTTGGTGAAGCAGAGAACGATCGCCAGATTTGA
- a CDS encoding tyrosine-type recombinase/integrase produces MRRILAKAGCWQEIDDAYYAPLLEEHEDEIQRALTRQEQEHWLAVAASSPRWQLVYWYSLLAFGTTMSSNELRLLRLADINLEHQTITVSRVAAKCKGRQRIISLVTAQELWSAECLLERARRCGAANPLDYVFPMRHRGPNAAWDPTKPMTNSGFKKQWEEVREATGLKRFRIYDTRHTGGTRLAEAGVNISVIRARMGHLSQEMHEHYCRIAEPIQRQQLQDAYAWQKRQAGGTDHTLHPPFSEYGLDILRH; encoded by the coding sequence TTGAGGCGCATTCTCGCCAAGGCTGGCTGCTGGCAAGAGATCGACGACGCATACTACGCACCTTTGCTGGAAGAGCACGAGGACGAAATACAACGCGCTCTCACTCGTCAGGAGCAAGAACATTGGTTGGCCGTAGCCGCTAGCTCTCCCCGCTGGCAGCTTGTCTATTGGTATTCGCTTCTCGCTTTCGGGACCACGATGAGTTCGAACGAACTGCGCCTATTGAGGCTCGCAGATATAAACCTCGAACACCAGACGATCACCGTCTCGCGTGTGGCAGCGAAATGCAAGGGACGACAGCGCATCATCTCCTTGGTCACTGCCCAGGAACTATGGTCCGCGGAATGTCTCTTGGAACGGGCACGTCGTTGCGGGGCAGCTAATCCCTTGGACTATGTATTTCCAATGCGTCACCGGGGTCCGAACGCGGCATGGGATCCCACAAAGCCGATGACCAATTCCGGGTTTAAGAAACAGTGGGAAGAGGTGCGTGAAGCGACGGGATTGAAGCGCTTCCGGATCTACGACACGCGCCATACCGGAGGAACTAGGCTCGCAGAAGCGGGCGTGAACATCTCTGTCATCAGAGCCCGAATGGGACATCTGTCGCAGGAGATGCATGAGCACTACTGCCGCATCGCGGAGCCCATCCAAAGACAACAACTGCAGGACGCTTACGCATGGCAGAAGCGGCAAGCTGGCGGAACAGATCACACTCTCCACCCACCATTCTCTGAATATGGACTGGACATTCTGCGACATTGA
- a CDS encoding bifunctional 5,10-methylenetetrahydrofolate dehydrogenase/5,10-methenyltetrahydrofolate cyclohydrolase, translating to MSTRILDGTAIAAEIKAELKSQVEALGYTPGLTVILIGEDPASAIYVRNKVKACEELGIRSVEIRPEPTITTEELLAMIGELNEDDSVDGILVQLPLPKHVDTKKVLDAVSPEKDVDGFHPVNVGRLSTGQDCLTPCTPTGVIEILKRSGIATEGAEAVVIGRSDIVGKPVAMMLTAANATVTICHGRTKNLAEHTRRADILVVAIGRGGFVTADMVKPGAVLIDVGINRVSDAAEVNRFFGDDAKRMETYAKRGSVVMGDIAPQAFAVSSAYTPVPGGVGALTIAMLMHNTVKAAKLRRAAK from the coding sequence ATGAGCACACGCATTCTGGACGGAACCGCCATTGCCGCGGAGATCAAAGCTGAGTTGAAGTCGCAGGTGGAAGCGCTGGGATATACGCCAGGATTGACGGTGATCCTGATTGGCGAAGATCCTGCCTCCGCCATTTACGTTCGCAATAAGGTGAAGGCTTGCGAGGAACTGGGCATTCGGAGCGTGGAAATACGTCCGGAACCGACCATTACCACGGAAGAACTGCTGGCGATGATTGGCGAATTGAACGAGGATGACAGCGTCGACGGCATCCTGGTGCAGTTGCCGCTGCCGAAGCATGTGGATACCAAGAAGGTTCTGGACGCCGTCTCCCCCGAAAAGGATGTGGATGGGTTTCACCCTGTGAATGTGGGCCGTTTGAGCACCGGACAGGATTGCCTGACTCCCTGCACGCCGACGGGTGTAATTGAGATTTTGAAGCGCAGCGGTATTGCGACAGAAGGAGCCGAGGCGGTTGTTATTGGCCGTAGCGACATTGTGGGCAAGCCTGTGGCGATGATGCTGACAGCGGCGAATGCAACTGTGACCATCTGCCACGGACGCACGAAGAACCTGGCGGAGCATACGCGTCGCGCGGACATCCTGGTGGTTGCCATCGGCAGGGGGGGATTTGTGACCGCCGATATGGTGAAGCCAGGTGCAGTTCTGATCGACGTGGGCATCAACCGCGTGAGCGATGCCGCAGAGGTAAACCGCTTCTTTGGCGATGATGCGAAGCGCATGGAGACCTATGCGAAGCGCGGCTCGGTGGTGATGGGTGATATCGCGCCGCAGGCGTTTGCGGTTTCGTCGGCTTATACCCCGGTTCCGGGTGGCGTTGGTGCGCTGACGATTGCGATGCTGATGCACAACACGGTGAAGGCTGCGAAGCTGCGGCGGGCTGCGAAGTAA
- a CDS encoding integrase arm-type DNA-binding domain-containing protein, whose amino-acid sequence MKLTDTRIRNVKLPSKNTRLADGGGLYLLVTPAGGKLWRWKYRFEGKEKLMSFGGYPEVSLAAAREKHSAARKLLKDGTDPMAQRKAVRVAEIAAEKHAFQKIAEQWHKHWKVGKSERHADAVLRRLQADVFPAIGAKAISAIEAPTIVAMVKAIEERGAHDIAKRALETTGQVFRYAIAHGYVTRNPSADFKPADVLKSVQKTNYARIDAKELPALLRAVELYQGTPVTRLAIKLLAHTFVRTGELIGACWSEIDFEEKRWNIPAERMKMRTPHIIPLSTQAIEILELLKNLTGDGTLLFPGDRSPKKSMSNGTILVALKRMGYQGVMTGHGFRGLASTVLHEQGFEHAHIELQLAHSPRNAVSAAYNHALYLSPRAKMMQWWSNYLEAQQRGKVLKMRTEVA is encoded by the coding sequence ATGAAGCTCACAGACACGCGCATCAGGAACGTAAAGCTTCCGTCGAAGAACACCCGTCTTGCGGACGGCGGTGGCCTCTATCTCCTCGTGACTCCTGCCGGGGGCAAGCTCTGGCGCTGGAAATATCGCTTTGAGGGCAAAGAAAAGCTGATGAGCTTCGGAGGCTACCCCGAGGTGTCTCTCGCTGCTGCCAGGGAGAAGCACAGCGCGGCTCGGAAGTTGTTAAAAGATGGCACCGATCCGATGGCTCAACGCAAAGCCGTTCGTGTGGCTGAGATCGCCGCCGAGAAGCACGCCTTCCAGAAAATCGCAGAGCAGTGGCACAAGCATTGGAAGGTCGGAAAGAGCGAACGTCACGCAGATGCGGTACTGCGTCGGCTGCAGGCTGATGTCTTCCCTGCTATCGGGGCCAAGGCAATTTCTGCGATCGAAGCACCGACGATTGTTGCGATGGTCAAAGCTATTGAAGAGCGTGGCGCACACGATATCGCCAAGCGTGCTCTAGAAACGACGGGCCAGGTCTTCCGATATGCCATTGCGCATGGTTACGTTACTCGCAACCCATCCGCTGATTTCAAGCCTGCTGACGTTCTGAAGTCCGTTCAGAAGACCAACTATGCGCGGATCGACGCGAAAGAGCTTCCTGCCCTACTGCGCGCTGTGGAGCTATATCAGGGGACGCCAGTTACCCGTTTAGCGATCAAGTTGCTTGCTCACACCTTCGTACGCACCGGCGAATTGATCGGTGCTTGTTGGAGTGAGATTGATTTCGAGGAAAAGCGCTGGAACATTCCGGCAGAGCGCATGAAGATGCGGACGCCGCATATCATTCCGCTCTCGACTCAAGCGATCGAGATTCTTGAACTGCTTAAGAACTTGACCGGTGATGGCACTCTTCTCTTTCCTGGAGACCGTAGCCCTAAGAAGTCGATGTCGAACGGCACGATTCTTGTTGCGTTGAAGAGGATGGGATACCAGGGCGTTATGACTGGACACGGTTTCCGTGGACTCGCCTCAACCGTCCTCCATGAGCAGGGTTTCGAACATGCACACATTGAACTTCAGCTTGCGCATTCGCCGCGGAACGCTGTCAGCGCCGCGTATAACCATGCGCTCTACCTTTCACCACGCGCCAAGATGATGCAGTGGTGGAGCAACTACCTCGAAGCACAGCAGCGCGGCAAAGTGCTGAAGATGCGAACAGAGGTGGCCTGA
- a CDS encoding Crp/Fnr family transcriptional regulator, whose translation MQTVSAHNTRTTCLEQKLPHRLESVATRQWIRSSATMVIREIDRNQMVFLRSGMLAVFSGENAEHFLCIAGPGDVVGLSSLLHNLPCKLTALAFDETDAAIIDEHDLMQAVGDCDKTREWLLRATTQECNASVTSKMRLADSEGPFQRVANVLLECARKASVGHTDHHLQFRLPANAVAGLAACTALPYEITRRKLWALSKEGLIRLDGVYGKQTVTVLNEAQLNNRQIKRDRYVRKLDGSVPNAFAERRIAISV comes from the coding sequence ATGCAGACTGTATCCGCCCACAACACGCGCACAACCTGCCTTGAACAGAAGCTGCCGCATCGTTTGGAGAGCGTTGCCACACGGCAATGGATTCGTTCAAGCGCAACTATGGTCATCCGAGAGATCGATCGCAACCAGATGGTGTTTCTCCGCAGCGGTATGTTGGCCGTCTTCTCTGGAGAAAATGCCGAACACTTCCTTTGCATCGCAGGCCCTGGGGACGTTGTGGGGCTTTCGTCCTTGCTGCACAACCTGCCCTGCAAACTCACAGCATTGGCCTTCGATGAAACAGACGCTGCAATCATCGATGAACATGACCTCATGCAGGCTGTTGGTGATTGTGACAAGACACGCGAGTGGCTGCTACGCGCCACCACGCAGGAATGCAACGCCTCAGTGACCAGCAAGATGCGCTTGGCCGATTCGGAGGGGCCATTTCAACGCGTGGCCAACGTACTGTTGGAATGCGCACGCAAGGCGTCTGTAGGCCACACCGACCATCACTTGCAGTTCCGCCTTCCTGCCAATGCGGTTGCTGGCCTGGCTGCCTGCACCGCACTCCCGTATGAGATCACACGGCGCAAGCTGTGGGCTCTCTCGAAAGAGGGGCTGATCCGCCTGGATGGGGTCTATGGGAAACAGACGGTGACGGTTCTGAATGAGGCCCAACTTAATAACCGGCAGATCAAGCGGGACCGCTATGTGCGAAAGCTGGACGGAAGTGTACCGAACGCATTCGCGGAAAGACGCATTGCGATTTCGGTGTGA
- a CDS encoding AlpA family transcriptional regulator produces the protein METRILRLPEVLKRTGLGKTAVYEAMSRGDFPKSIALLGGRSKGWVEGEIEAFLQSQIAASRAA, from the coding sequence ATGGAGACACGCATTCTGCGCCTACCTGAAGTTCTCAAGCGAACCGGCCTGGGCAAAACCGCTGTGTATGAAGCGATGAGCCGGGGAGATTTCCCGAAGAGTATTGCGCTTCTGGGTGGTCGCTCAAAGGGCTGGGTTGAGGGAGAGATCGAAGCGTTCTTGCAGAGCCAGATCGCCGCCAGCCGCGCGGCATAA